Proteins encoded by one window of Polaribacter haliotis:
- a CDS encoding Gfo/Idh/MocA family protein yields MELNQQPKLPKNPLPIVIIGAGGIVKDAHLPAYTLANFKVIGIYDKVKSKAKALKDEFDIIEKVHETLEDLIIDAIKYKAVFDLALPANLHVKILEQLPDGAAVLMQKPMGENLEDAKQILEICNRKKLISAVNFQLRYAPYIIAAREMIDKGLIGEIYDMELKVCVYTPWHLWVFLFELPRVEILYHSVHYLDLIRSFLGNPKKIYASTIKHPKMRDLASTRSTIILDYNEFTQARITTNHGHDFGLEKQQSYFKIEGTNGVILIRIGLSMDYPKGVPAKFEYQLLDNESKDWKEIKINGGWFPEAFIGTMAGLQNHVLDKNIPLLHSTEDAFDTMKLVEKAYQSSEKGGVLFKD; encoded by the coding sequence ATGGAGTTAAATCAACAACCAAAACTACCTAAAAATCCACTTCCAATTGTTATTATTGGAGCTGGAGGTATTGTTAAAGATGCACATTTGCCTGCATATACTTTAGCAAATTTTAAGGTTATTGGTATTTATGATAAAGTAAAATCTAAAGCAAAAGCCTTAAAAGACGAGTTCGATATTATAGAAAAAGTTCATGAAACTTTAGAAGATTTAATAATAGATGCTATAAAGTATAAAGCAGTTTTCGATTTGGCATTGCCTGCAAATCTTCACGTAAAAATATTAGAACAACTTCCTGATGGTGCAGCAGTTTTAATGCAAAAACCTATGGGCGAAAACTTGGAAGATGCCAAGCAAATCTTAGAGATTTGTAATAGAAAAAAGCTTATATCTGCAGTAAATTTTCAATTGCGATATGCACCTTACATAATCGCAGCAAGAGAGATGATTGACAAAGGTTTAATTGGCGAAATATATGATATGGAGCTTAAAGTTTGTGTCTACACACCTTGGCATTTGTGGGTTTTTTTGTTCGAACTACCAAGAGTAGAGATATTATATCATAGTGTGCATTATTTAGATTTAATTCGAAGTTTTTTAGGAAATCCTAAGAAAATATATGCAAGTACAATTAAGCACCCAAAAATGAGGGATTTAGCATCTACTCGATCCACAATAATTTTAGATTATAATGAGTTTACACAAGCGAGAATTACTACAAATCACGGACACGATTTCGGTTTAGAAAAGCAACAATCTTATTTTAAAATAGAAGGTACAAATGGTGTAATATTAATAAGAATTGGTTTGTCTATGGATTATCCAAAAGGTGTGCCAGCAAAATTTGAGTATCAATTATTAGATAATGAAAGTAAAGACTGGAAAGAAATTAAAATAAATGGTGGTTGGTTTCCAGAAGCATTTATAGGTACAATGGCTGGACTTCAAAATCATGTATTAGATAAAAATATTCCACTTCTACACAGTACAGAAGACGCTTTTGATACAATGAAACTAGTAGAAAAAGCATATCAATCAAGTGAAAAAGGAGGAGTTTTATTTAAAGATTAA
- a CDS encoding sodium:solute symporter family transporter, with product MNNISIIDILVITVYILGIVFIGLWFSRKKNKTSKGYFLAGKSLTWGVIGASLFASNISTVHLVGLSESGFKDGIVWGNFEWFSAFELIILAFIFIPFYLRTKITTLPEFLEKRYDSRSRVVLAIFSIMAALFMHIGVSFYAGAVVFEEIFGINILVSIVIIAIATGIYTVIGGLTSVVITESVQTVILILGSLIITLLAIIKLPEVGVHSYEALKEAVDPDRLKAVSFDEIKKGFTFLDMLFGHLILGIWYWCTDQTIVQRVLGAKSEKQAKLGAIFAGFLKILPVFIMVVPGILAFALFKDDIGENTKSVLPIMIMKLMPIGLKGLMIAALLAAVMSSVAAALNSCSTLIVYDVFDKLKPGLSDKTKIKIGRITGISVLILAVIWSPFLGDLGGIFELINQMFSIFAPSIVVVFLWGILTKKGTANASFWTLLLGSLFAGIVFLIEKYGTIHGIQNYISSANGLGINWLRQTYIYFIISTLIYLTISYFDKSEQNIPDSFYLKVKAPSKIVNNLTFLLVGIMIVIYVIFY from the coding sequence ATGAATAATATTTCTATAATAGACATCTTAGTAATTACAGTATATATTTTAGGTATTGTTTTTATTGGTTTATGGTTTTCTCGAAAGAAAAATAAAACAAGTAAAGGTTATTTTTTAGCTGGTAAATCTCTTACTTGGGGAGTTATTGGAGCCTCATTATTTGCGTCTAATATTTCTACGGTTCATTTAGTTGGTTTATCCGAATCTGGTTTTAAAGATGGTATTGTTTGGGGTAATTTCGAGTGGTTTTCTGCTTTCGAACTTATTATTTTAGCATTTATATTTATTCCATTTTATTTACGAACCAAGATAACCACATTACCAGAATTTCTCGAAAAAAGATACGACAGTCGTTCTAGAGTGGTCTTAGCCATTTTTAGTATTATGGCTGCACTATTTATGCATATTGGTGTAAGTTTTTATGCAGGAGCCGTGGTTTTCGAAGAAATATTTGGAATAAATATTTTAGTTTCTATCGTAATAATTGCAATAGCAACAGGGATTTATACAGTTATTGGAGGTTTAACTTCGGTTGTAATTACAGAATCTGTACAAACCGTTATTTTAATTTTAGGCTCACTAATCATAACATTATTAGCAATAATTAAACTTCCAGAAGTTGGAGTTCATTCTTATGAAGCGTTAAAAGAAGCAGTAGATCCAGACCGTTTAAAAGCAGTAAGTTTCGATGAAATTAAAAAAGGATTTACATTCTTAGACATGCTTTTTGGACATTTAATTTTGGGTATTTGGTATTGGTGTACAGACCAAACAATTGTACAAAGAGTATTGGGAGCAAAGTCGGAAAAACAAGCAAAATTAGGAGCAATATTTGCAGGTTTTCTAAAAATTCTTCCAGTATTCATTATGGTAGTTCCTGGTATTTTAGCTTTTGCACTTTTTAAGGACGATATTGGAGAAAACACAAAAAGTGTATTACCAATAATGATTATGAAATTAATGCCAATTGGTTTAAAAGGATTAATGATTGCAGCTTTATTAGCGGCAGTTATGAGTAGTGTTGCAGCCGCTTTAAACAGTTGTTCTACCTTAATTGTTTACGATGTTTTTGATAAATTAAAACCAGGATTATCAGATAAAACTAAAATTAAAATTGGTCGAATAACAGGAATATCCGTATTAATTTTAGCAGTTATATGGTCTCCTTTTTTGGGGGATTTGGGTGGTATTTTCGAATTGATAAATCAAATGTTTAGCATCTTTGCACCTTCTATTGTTGTTGTTTTCTTATGGGGAATTTTAACCAAAAAAGGAACTGCAAACGCATCTTTTTGGACACTTCTATTAGGAAGTTTATTTGCTGGAATTGTATTTTTAATTGAAAAATACGGAACAATACATGGCATTCAAAATTATATCTCAAGTGCAAATGGTTTAGGAATTAACTGGCTAAGACAAACGTATATTTATTTTATAATTTCAACATTAATTTATTTAACGATTTCTTATTTTGATAAGTCTGAACAAAACATTCCAGATTCTTTCTACTTAAAAGTAAAAGCACCATCAAAGATAGTTAATAATCTAACTTTTTTACTCGTTGGAATTATGATCGTTATTTATGTTATTTTTTATTAA
- a CDS encoding TetR/AcrR family transcriptional regulator, with protein MKTKQKIINQAIKSFNIHGIKNVTHRDIAKAINISVGNLDYHFKNKEALLIAIYEQMVKDVSGIYQIDNSDPFLHFNELLNALEESHNKYSFFNLDLLEISRNFKEVDALLKKTLLVRKEQVTYFIKLFKEYDYFKPEKNEGMYMRLQHTMRILITFWRSQQEILSNYTVSESENMTFYIWELLLPHMTEKGLIAYKNFSKK; from the coding sequence TTGAAAACAAAACAAAAAATAATTAATCAGGCGATAAAGTCCTTCAATATTCATGGGATTAAAAATGTAACCCACAGAGATATTGCAAAAGCTATAAATATTAGTGTTGGTAATTTAGACTACCACTTTAAGAACAAAGAAGCACTCTTAATTGCTATTTACGAACAAATGGTTAAAGATGTTTCTGGTATTTACCAAATAGACAACAGCGATCCTTTTTTACATTTTAACGAACTTTTAAATGCCTTAGAGGAGTCGCATAATAAATATTCTTTCTTCAATTTAGATTTATTAGAAATTTCCAGAAACTTTAAAGAAGTGGATGCCTTGCTTAAAAAAACACTTTTAGTACGTAAAGAGCAAGTAACTTATTTTATTAAATTATTTAAAGAATATGATTACTTTAAACCAGAAAAAAACGAAGGTATGTATATGCGATTGCAACATACCATGAGAATCTTAATTACATTTTGGAGATCTCAACAAGAAATTTTATCCAATTATACAGTAAGCGAAAGTGAAAATATGACATTTTACATCTGGGAACTGTTATTACCTCATATGACTGAAAAAGGATTAATTGCCTATAAAAATTTTTCAAAAAAATAA
- a CDS encoding SDR family oxidoreductase: protein MNLFNIKDKVIIITGGGGVLGLSMAKHLLQNKAIVVILGHNKSTVDNGLVELKKIGATVAGYTCSVLDEESLEEVSKKIVDKFGKIDVLLNVAGGNMPGATIREDQTVFDLKMDDFKKVVDLNLFGSIQPSLVFGKEMVKNKKGIIINISSMAAQSAITRVVGYSASKAAIDNYTKWLSVELALKFGDGLRVNAIAPGFFIGKQNKDLLLKPDGSYTDRGNTIINNTPMKRFGEAEELNGAIHFLCSDASKFVTGVVIPIDGGFSAFSGV from the coding sequence ATGAATTTATTCAATATAAAAGATAAAGTAATAATTATTACTGGTGGAGGTGGTGTTTTAGGGCTTTCAATGGCAAAACATTTACTTCAAAATAAAGCGATTGTAGTTATTTTAGGTCACAACAAAAGTACTGTAGACAATGGTTTAGTAGAGTTGAAAAAAATAGGAGCTACTGTAGCTGGTTATACATGTAGTGTTTTAGACGAAGAAAGTTTAGAGGAAGTTTCTAAAAAAATTGTAGATAAATTTGGTAAAATAGATGTGCTACTTAATGTTGCTGGTGGTAATATGCCTGGCGCAACGATTAGAGAAGATCAAACCGTTTTTGATTTGAAAATGGACGATTTCAAAAAAGTAGTTGACCTGAATTTGTTTGGTAGCATTCAGCCTTCTTTAGTTTTTGGAAAGGAAATGGTGAAAAATAAGAAAGGAATTATTATTAATATTTCATCAATGGCGGCTCAAAGTGCAATTACGAGGGTTGTTGGATATTCCGCATCAAAAGCTGCGATAGATAATTACACAAAATGGCTGTCTGTAGAATTGGCTTTAAAATTCGGTGATGGTTTACGTGTAAATGCAATTGCTCCAGGATTTTTTATTGGAAAACAAAATAAAGATTTATTATTGAAACCAGATGGATCTTACACAGATAGAGGAAATACAATTATAAATAATACACCAATGAAACGTTTTGGTGAAGCCGAGGAATTAAATGGGGCGATTCATTTTTTATGTTCAGATGCTTCTAAATTTGTAACAGGAGTTGTCATTCCAATTGATGGAGGATTTAGTGCTTTTAGTGGCGTTTAA
- a CDS encoding alpha/beta hydrolase — protein MKVAFTFLFLLVNIFTAKAEIDTLTVKSKVMNKEISNLIILPKGYQKQNAKLPVLYMLHGAGGYFSIWVKRFPNLQKYANEHHMIIVCPDAITSWYFDSPIDKNVQYETYVTKELVNYIDANYNTIKDRKGRAVLGLSMGGHGAFYLSFRNQDVFGAAGSMSGGLDIRPFPKNWDLSKRLGDYATNKEVWENNTVINMIHLLKGSHLKLIFDCGTSDFFYDANKRMHKKLLERNIPHDYIERPGGHSPNYWRNSLKYQILFMSDFFKG, from the coding sequence ATGAAAGTAGCATTTACATTTTTATTTCTTTTAGTAAATATTTTTACTGCAAAAGCAGAAATAGATACGCTTACTGTTAAAAGTAAGGTGATGAATAAAGAGATTTCAAACTTAATTATTCTTCCTAAAGGATATCAAAAACAAAACGCAAAATTACCAGTGCTCTATATGTTGCATGGAGCTGGAGGTTATTTTTCAATTTGGGTAAAGAGGTTTCCAAACCTTCAAAAATATGCGAACGAACATCATATGATTATTGTTTGTCCGGATGCAATTACAAGCTGGTATTTCGATAGTCCTATTGACAAAAACGTGCAATACGAAACCTATGTAACTAAGGAATTGGTAAATTATATCGATGCTAATTACAATACAATAAAAGACCGAAAAGGAAGAGCAGTTTTGGGTTTAAGCATGGGTGGTCATGGAGCTTTTTATTTATCCTTTAGAAATCAAGATGTTTTTGGGGCAGCAGGTAGTATGAGTGGTGGACTTGATATTAGACCCTTTCCGAAAAATTGGGATTTGAGCAAACGTTTGGGCGATTATGCAACAAACAAAGAAGTTTGGGAAAACAACACAGTCATAAATATGATTCATCTTTTAAAAGGAAGCCATTTAAAATTAATTTTCGATTGTGGTACTTCAGATTTCTTTTACGATGCCAATAAGAGAATGCATAAAAAATTATTAGAGCGTAATATTCCACACGATTATATAGAACGTCCTGGAGGTCACAGCCCTAATTATTGGAGAAATTCTCTTAAATATCAAATTTTATTTATGAGTGATTTTTTTAAAGGTTAA